One part of the Truepera radiovictrix DSM 17093 genome encodes these proteins:
- a CDS encoding Gfo/Idh/MocA family protein gives MRVGIVGAGTMGRVHAAAWSQTEAELVGVTALEPTSSAALAERYRARAFASYEELLREVDVVDLCVPTDLHCAMTLRAAAAGKHVVCEKPLALSLSDGERMIGACEAAGVRLFVAMVVRFFPQYALAARAVQALELGTLGVLRLKRVSYPPQVLDNWFADPARSGGMLVDLMIHDLDYARWLAGPVTRIFAKSVRSQRAGPGAAESEAGGARADYALVTLRHESGAMSLIEGGWAHPPGVFRTGFDLAGSSGVLEWRSEDTETIRPYLYPTADARDVAGVGVPTSALLEDPYSAEIRHVYEALASGAPFRVTAEEALEALRLALAAQRSLETGRPVHPQEVA, from the coding sequence ATGCGCGTTGGGATCGTCGGGGCTGGAACGATGGGCCGAGTTCACGCGGCCGCCTGGTCGCAGACGGAAGCGGAGCTCGTAGGGGTGACCGCGCTCGAGCCCACCTCGAGCGCCGCGCTCGCCGAGCGTTACCGCGCGCGGGCCTTTGCGAGTTACGAGGAGCTGCTGCGTGAGGTCGACGTCGTCGACCTCTGCGTGCCGACCGACCTTCACTGCGCGATGACCCTACGGGCCGCGGCGGCGGGCAAGCACGTGGTGTGCGAAAAGCCGCTCGCGCTCTCTTTAAGTGACGGGGAGCGCATGATCGGCGCTTGCGAGGCGGCCGGGGTACGCCTTTTCGTAGCGATGGTGGTGCGCTTTTTCCCGCAGTACGCGCTCGCCGCGCGCGCGGTGCAGGCGCTCGAGCTGGGCACGCTCGGGGTGCTGCGCCTCAAACGCGTCTCCTACCCGCCGCAGGTTTTAGACAACTGGTTCGCCGACCCCGCGCGTTCGGGGGGGATGCTGGTCGACCTGATGATCCACGACCTCGACTACGCCCGCTGGCTCGCGGGGCCCGTGACGCGCATTTTTGCCAAGTCGGTGCGTTCGCAGCGGGCGGGGCCCGGCGCTGCAGAAAGCGAGGCGGGGGGCGCGCGCGCCGACTACGCCCTCGTCACGCTGCGCCACGAGAGCGGGGCGATGTCGCTGATCGAGGGGGGGTGGGCGCACCCGCCGGGGGTCTTTCGCACGGGGTTCGACCTCGCGGGCTCGAGCGGCGTGCTCGAGTGGCGCTCTGAAGACACCGAGACCATCCGCCCCTACCTGTACCCCACGGCGGACGCGCGGGACGTCGCCGGCGTCGGGGTGCCGACTTCGGCGCTCCTGGAAGATCCCTACAGCGCCGAAATCCGGCACGTGTATGAGGCGCTCGCGAGCGGCGCGCCCTTTCGCGTGACGGCCGAGGAGGCGCTAGAGGCGCTGCGGCTCGCGCTGGCCGCGCAGCGTTCGCTCGAGACCGGCCGCCCCGTACACCCGCAGGAGGTCGCGTGA
- a CDS encoding Gfo/Idh/MocA family protein, whose protein sequence is MPRAPLRIGILSLAHVHADGYARLLLERPDVRFVGVSDDDPQRGARAEQAFGVRWFARHEDLLAEGLDGVLICSENALHRAHVALAAAAGAHVLCEKPIATTLEDAEAMRAACARAGVRFMTAFPMRFDASVRAAKDLLARGDLGELYAVNGINHSENPRGHRAWFAQRDLAGGGAVMDHTVHLVDLLRWYTGSEVREVYAEVANPFDPEVDVDTAGIVTLTFGSGLFAAVDCSWSRPAGIYPRWGHLKMELVGARGVVSVDAFGQYATRFGGTASRPVTWHNWGSDPNRAMLAAFLESVREAQEPPVTWRDGYEALKVALACYASAARAQPVALG, encoded by the coding sequence ATGCCGCGCGCGCCGCTGCGGATCGGTATCCTGAGCCTCGCGCACGTGCACGCCGACGGGTACGCGCGGCTGCTGCTGGAGCGCCCCGACGTTCGCTTCGTCGGCGTTTCAGACGACGACCCACAGCGCGGGGCGCGGGCTGAACAGGCCTTCGGCGTGCGCTGGTTTGCGCGCCACGAGGACCTGCTCGCCGAAGGTCTCGACGGCGTCCTGATCTGCTCGGAAAACGCCCTGCACCGCGCGCACGTCGCGTTGGCCGCGGCGGCGGGCGCGCACGTGCTGTGCGAAAAACCCATCGCGACCACCCTGGAGGACGCCGAGGCGATGCGCGCGGCCTGCGCGCGCGCAGGGGTGCGCTTTATGACCGCTTTCCCCATGCGCTTCGACGCTTCGGTGCGCGCCGCCAAAGATCTCTTGGCGCGCGGCGACCTCGGCGAGCTCTACGCGGTCAACGGGATCAACCATAGTGAGAACCCCAGAGGGCACCGCGCCTGGTTTGCGCAGCGCGACCTCGCCGGTGGCGGCGCCGTGATGGACCACACCGTTCACCTCGTCGACCTCCTGCGCTGGTATACGGGGAGCGAGGTGCGCGAGGTCTACGCGGAGGTCGCCAACCCCTTCGACCCCGAGGTGGACGTGGACACCGCCGGGATCGTCACGCTGACCTTCGGCAGCGGGCTTTTTGCCGCCGTAGACTGCTCTTGGAGCCGCCCCGCCGGGATCTATCCGCGCTGGGGGCACCTCAAGATGGAGCTCGTCGGCGCGCGCGGCGTGGTTTCAGTCGACGCGTTCGGGCAGTACGCCACCCGCTTTGGCGGCACGGCCAGCCGTCCGGTGACGTGGCACAACTGGGGGAGCGACCCGAACCGCGCGATGTTGGCGGCGTTTTTAGAGAGCGTCCGCGAGGCTCAAGAGCCGCCGGTGACGTGGCGAGACGGGTACGAAGCGCTCAAGGTGGCGCTGGCGTGTTACGCGTCGGCGGCGCGGGCGCAGCCCGTAGCCCTTGGGTAG